From the Winogradskyella forsetii genome, the window GCTGTTCTTTCTGTACTATAATTTGTGGGTTTGGAATTTCCTTTTCGATTTCTATGCGTTCGGCAAAGCTGTAAAAGAGAACTGCAATAATTGGCAATACTAATAACGTACTTAGCCAAATTCTGGTTTTTGAGGTTTGTTTTTTCATAACTCTAAATCGTTTTTTGACCTGCCCGAATGTGTTCTTTGAAAATAATCCGTTCAGGCGGGTTGATGAATAATTGATCGCACTCGATAATGCATAATCTTGAGTGTTCCGATAGCTATCGGAAGATGAAAATTGTAATATTATATTTTGATAGGTTTTAGCATCCGAACCTTGTTTTAAAACGCCTTGATCGGCTAAAAATTCATGATTTAATTTGACGTGATGTTTCAAAATATATATTAGAGGATGAAACCAAAATACAATTTGAAGTAATTCTAGGATTATAATATCTAAACTGTGCAGTTGCTTGGCATGGGTTTCCTCATGAAGCTTGACTTCCGCTGGAACAGAGTTGGACTCATATCTCATTTTATTAAAAAAGATATATTTAAAAAAGGAATGCGGAACCAGATTTTCGCGAAGCAAAACATAGACGAAAGAGCGTTTGGTAAGCTTTACATTTTTAGAAATGCGTCGTTGCATTTTTACGAGGTTAACCACAAATCGTATGAAAAACAACAAAACTCCCATCCCGTAAATAAGCCATAATATATGTTCTAATGTGAAAATTGAAGGTGTTTCAATGGGTTCAATTTCAGAAAGTTCTGTTGGAATGTTAATAGAGGACGTTTCAAAATTTGTTACAACTGGTTCTACGTATTCTGTGATGGTTAATGTTGGAATGACTAAGGCCAGAGCCATGGCGCCCAATAAATAAAAACGTTTGAAGTGATGCATAGTTTGCCGTTCTAAAAAAAGAACATAGACTAACCAAAACACTAACAAACAAGCCGAAAATTTTAAAAGATAGAGTTCCATATTACTTATTTTTAATTTCGGTATCTATGATTTTCTTTAGTGCTTCCAGTTCTTCTTTCGTTAAATCTGTTTTACGTGTAAAAAATGAAGCGAACTGTGATGCACTATCATTAAAAAAGGTTTTAATGAGGCCGTTTACATGCTTTGAAAAATAGTCTTCTTTTTTAACTAATGGAAAATATTCTCTAGAGTTACCATGAGTTTTATAATCCACAAAACCTTTACCAATCATGCGCTTAAGTAAGGTGGCAACTGTGGTTGTGGCGGGTTTTGGTTCTGGATAAATATCCAATAAATCTTTCATAAAAGCTTTTTCTAGCTTCCAGAGGTATTGCATTAGTTGTTCTTCAGTTTTAGATAATTGCATACTCTACGTATTTAGAATTAACTCTACAAATGTAGAGTATATTTTTTAATTCTACAAGTGTAGAGTTAAAAAATAACTGATAAAAAAATCCGTTCGTTAAGAACGGATTAAATTTTTAAGACGATAATTCTGTAAAATGCTTATAAAACCAAGGAATAGTCTCAATACCTTTAAGATAATTCCAAATGCCAAAATGTTCGTTTGGTGAGTGAATCGCATCACTATCCAATCCAAAGCCCATTAAAATTGTTTTGCTGTTCAGTTCTTCTTCAAAAAGCGATACAATAGGAATACTACCACCACTGCGTTGTGGAATTGGTGTTTTTCCAAAAGTTTGTTCGTAAGCTTTTGAAGCGGCTTTATAACCAACACTGTCAATAGGAGTTACATAACCTTGTCCGCCATGATGAGGTTTTACATTCACTTTTACCCCTTTTGGTGCCATACTTTCAAAATGATCTTTGAATAATTTTGTGATCTCTTCCCAATCTTGATGAGGTACCAATCGCATGGATATTTTCGCATAGGCTTTGCTGGCAATTACGGTTTTTGCACCTTCGCCAGTGTAGCCTCCCCAAATACCATTGACATCTAAGGTAGGACGAATTGAATTACGTTCATTAGTTGTGTAGCCTTCTTCACCATAGACCGCATCAATATCCAGTGATTTTTTGTAAGCCTCCAATGAAAATGGGGCTTTTGCCATTTCGGCGCGTTCGCCATCCGATAGGTTCTCAACCTTATCATAAAATCCAGGAATGGTTATATGATTGTTTTCATCATGAAGCGATGCAATCATTTTAGTCAAAACGTTGATTGGATTTGCCACAGCACCTCCATAAAGTCCAGAATGTAAATCTCTGTTTGGTCCTGTGACTTCAACTTCAACATAACTTAGGCCTCTAAGACCAGTAGTGATTGAAGGAACATTTTTAGCAATCATACCTGTATCTGAAATCAAAATCACATCGTTTTTTAATTTCTCACGATTTGCTTTTACAAATTTCGAAAGATTAACGCTGCCAACTTCCTCTTCACCTTCAATCATAAATTTCACATTGCAAGGCAATTCATTATTGGAAGTCATGTATTCCATGGCTTTAACGTGCATATACATTTGGCCCTTATCATCGCAAGCACCTCTGGCGAAAATAGCACCGTCGGGATGTAACTCTGTTTTTTGGATGATGGGTTCAAAAGGAGGGGAGTTCCATAAATCCAAAGGATCTGGTGGTTGCACATCGTAATGGCCGTAAACGAGAACTGTCGGTAAATTTTTATCGATTATTTTTTCACCGTATACTATGGGATAACCATCGGTTTCGCATATTTCAACATGATCGCAGCCCGCTTTTTCTAGACTGATTTTAATTAGGTCTGCGGTTTTTAAAACATCGCCTTTGTATGCGGAATCTGCACTTATTGAAGGGATTTTGAGCAATTCTATAAGCTCATTTAGAAAGCGCTCTTTGTTGTCGTTGATGTAAGATTGAATGGATTGCATATATAAATTGGGTTTGTAACAAAAATAAGAAAAACAAAATCGAATATTTTCTTATTTAAATCCTATTTGAATATTGAAACTATTGTTTATATTTGCAGTCCAAAATGCAGGCGTGGTGGAATTGGTAGACACGCTAGACTTAGGATCTAGTGCCGCGAGGTGTGAGAGTTCGAGTCTC encodes:
- a CDS encoding BlaI/MecI/CopY family transcriptional regulator, which gives rise to MQLSKTEEQLMQYLWKLEKAFMKDLLDIYPEPKPATTTVATLLKRMIGKGFVDYKTHGNSREYFPLVKKEDYFSKHVNGLIKTFFNDSASQFASFFTRKTDLTKEELEALKKIIDTEIKNK
- a CDS encoding dipeptidase, producing MQSIQSYINDNKERFLNELIELLKIPSISADSAYKGDVLKTADLIKISLEKAGCDHVEICETDGYPIVYGEKIIDKNLPTVLVYGHYDVQPPDPLDLWNSPPFEPIIQKTELHPDGAIFARGACDDKGQMYMHVKAMEYMTSNNELPCNVKFMIEGEEEVGSVNLSKFVKANREKLKNDVILISDTGMIAKNVPSITTGLRGLSYVEVEVTGPNRDLHSGLYGGAVANPINVLTKMIASLHDENNHITIPGFYDKVENLSDGERAEMAKAPFSLEAYKKSLDIDAVYGEEGYTTNERNSIRPTLDVNGIWGGYTGEGAKTVIASKAYAKISMRLVPHQDWEEITKLFKDHFESMAPKGVKVNVKPHHGGQGYVTPIDSVGYKAASKAYEQTFGKTPIPQRSGGSIPIVSLFEEELNSKTILMGFGLDSDAIHSPNEHFGIWNYLKGIETIPWFYKHFTELSS